The following are encoded in a window of Geobacter metallireducens GS-15 genomic DNA:
- a CDS encoding beta-ketoacyl synthase N-terminal-like domain-containing protein, with amino-acid sequence MKPVTHDIVVTGLAAISAAGVGLETLAAAISDGQSRLRPVPEDLAGGGHLWGPADGFRAADFMPPLKARKFDRCSLMAVAAAGMALRDAVLDLKGVDPTRVGIVLGCGFGGIANSVEFLSGYFTGGVDGLSPMLFPNTVANAAASNASIEHGIQGPNVTFVQRFCSAETALTMGCRFLEEGRADVIIAGGVDELNAMMIRGFDAMKQLGSYAGGFGEGCGLLVLERRDHAERRRAPVRGRIAGIRSVGLILPGAEDEGVARLLPENLSQYRISVSGTADLSPRLMERLPGAPQLQLHRLTGRSLAMGGLALAALLLTLREGEQGLHLAASPEGPFVAIEISGGAPV; translated from the coding sequence ATGAAACCTGTGACCCATGACATAGTCGTCACCGGCCTCGCTGCCATCTCTGCGGCCGGGGTTGGCCTCGAAACCCTTGCCGCTGCGATCAGCGACGGACAGAGCCGCCTCCGTCCCGTTCCGGAAGACCTTGCCGGTGGAGGGCACCTGTGGGGGCCCGCGGACGGATTTCGCGCCGCCGACTTCATGCCCCCCCTCAAGGCACGGAAGTTTGACCGCTGCAGCCTGATGGCCGTGGCTGCCGCCGGCATGGCGCTGCGGGACGCCGTCCTCGACCTGAAGGGAGTCGATCCGACGCGGGTCGGCATCGTTTTGGGGTGCGGGTTCGGCGGCATTGCCAACTCGGTCGAGTTCCTCAGCGGCTACTTCACCGGGGGGGTAGATGGCCTTTCACCGATGCTCTTTCCCAACACGGTGGCGAATGCCGCTGCCAGTAATGCCTCCATCGAGCATGGCATCCAGGGGCCCAATGTCACCTTTGTCCAGCGTTTCTGTTCGGCGGAGACAGCCCTGACGATGGGGTGCCGTTTCCTGGAAGAGGGGCGGGCGGACGTGATCATTGCCGGTGGTGTCGACGAGTTGAATGCCATGATGATCAGGGGATTCGACGCGATGAAGCAGCTTGGGAGCTACGCAGGGGGATTCGGCGAAGGGTGCGGCCTGCTGGTTCTGGAACGTCGGGACCATGCCGAGCGACGCAGGGCGCCGGTACGGGGGAGGATTGCCGGTATCCGGTCGGTGGGGCTCATCCTTCCCGGTGCCGAGGACGAGGGGGTCGCCCGACTTCTTCCCGAGAACCTCTCCCAGTACCGCATTTCCGTCTCCGGCACCGCTGACCTTTCTCCCCGGTTGATGGAACGGTTACCCGGTGCGCCTCAGCTCCAACTGCATCGTCTGACCGGCCGGTCGCTGGCTATGGGTGGGCTTGCCCTTGCGGCCCTGCTCCTTACGCTTCGGGAGGGGGAACAGGGCCTGCATCTGGCTGCTTCGCCGGAAGGCCCCTTCGTTGCCATCGAGATCAGCGGAGGCGCTCCTGTTTAA
- a CDS encoding MMPL family transporter produces MLNRVTGATQSAIKRHLSWIFRVTSTRPVMVFAAFVFFVALSVVSILTTRFEADVFKLFPARQGALRLFLDSLQWTGSANEAYFLLEGEKERLVPEAEAFAGRLKELRVDGAPAFRRVIYRIYDPSEARAFADFIGYAVVHPGSFLEPADVPAYLGRLAPKAMDEALLRTGTELASQAGAGLRDLVVADPLALRDLVTPRLKRGSQALDLDPNSPYFLSRDGRVLIIIAEPARPVQDMVFARKLAKGINQAREGARVRISCAGAHLSAVIDEAAMKGDILSCILSSLVVVLLLFFATYRRVLPTLLLPVIIGGGVVLALGVAGAFLPSIHIISFAFMALIIGLGTDYSVHLYDRYHMERCAGLTPEEALRLAVTDTGHGIFTAATTTAMPFLTLAITDVRALSELGILVGLGVLFSLYTTLFLLPPLLLFMERLSPRFVYRPLPGFGLAALWRGSRRRGRLVKVVSILAVAAFCIMACYTTFEGELKNLQPRHSEAFLTQEKIERHLSLSPKQMLVAVEGKDLGDVLARGARVDLLVERYRQRGELAAFSSLGQLVNDDTARAEVSRQIDQGLAGRDPGRALKDALERQGFAVEPFEGTIAGLVSLRGNGSSLSTEAITRLAASPLKGAVDRHLIRDAAGYHLLVHLFYKGAEFPQDAFLKELSAIDPSARATSVDLVSRQLAADVKQSFLWGFVIGGALVIFLLLSHFSSMLGLFASFYPVFAGIAAMLGIMAVSGMGINFMNAMVLVTILGMGNDYGMHIAHRVEGKDEPEREFVQAGRAVLLSALTTIAGFGSLAFADYGALASIGWATNYGVGATMIFALVSLPAFLVAGRRRSPAPGREIRP; encoded by the coding sequence ATGCTGAACAGAGTAACCGGCGCGACCCAGTCCGCCATCAAACGCCACCTGTCCTGGATTTTCAGGGTAACCAGCACGCGGCCCGTGATGGTTTTTGCCGCGTTTGTTTTTTTTGTCGCTCTTTCAGTCGTCTCGATTCTTACCACTCGTTTCGAGGCCGATGTCTTCAAACTCTTTCCGGCGCGCCAAGGGGCACTCCGTCTCTTCCTCGATTCCCTCCAGTGGACCGGTAGTGCCAACGAGGCCTATTTCCTGCTCGAAGGGGAGAAGGAGCGCCTCGTCCCGGAGGCCGAGGCGTTTGCCGGCCGACTGAAGGAGCTTCGGGTCGACGGGGCACCGGCCTTCCGCCGGGTCATCTACCGGATCTACGACCCGTCGGAGGCCAGGGCCTTTGCGGACTTCATCGGATATGCCGTGGTGCACCCCGGTTCTTTCCTCGAACCGGCGGATGTGCCGGCTTACCTGGGGCGCCTGGCGCCGAAGGCCATGGACGAGGCCCTCCTCCGGACGGGAACGGAGCTGGCCAGCCAGGCCGGAGCCGGTCTGCGGGACCTGGTCGTGGCCGACCCCCTGGCCCTGCGGGATCTCGTAACTCCTCGGCTGAAACGGGGAAGCCAGGCTCTCGATCTGGACCCGAACTCCCCCTATTTCCTCTCCCGGGACGGCCGAGTGCTGATCATCATTGCCGAGCCTGCCCGTCCGGTGCAGGACATGGTCTTTGCCCGGAAGCTGGCCAAGGGGATCAACCAGGCCAGGGAAGGGGCGCGGGTCCGGATATCCTGCGCCGGGGCCCACCTGTCGGCGGTCATCGACGAGGCGGCCATGAAGGGGGACATCCTCTCCTGCATCCTCTCGTCCCTTGTGGTGGTCCTGCTGCTTTTCTTCGCCACCTATCGGCGGGTGCTGCCGACGCTCCTTCTGCCAGTCATCATCGGGGGGGGCGTGGTGTTGGCCTTGGGGGTGGCCGGCGCCTTCCTTCCGTCGATCCATATCATCTCCTTCGCTTTCATGGCGCTCATCATCGGCCTCGGCACCGACTATTCGGTCCACCTCTATGACCGTTATCACATGGAGCGCTGCGCCGGGCTGACGCCGGAAGAGGCCCTGCGGCTCGCCGTCACCGACACGGGACACGGCATCTTCACCGCCGCCACAACTACTGCCATGCCGTTTCTCACCCTGGCCATCACCGACGTGCGGGCACTCTCTGAACTGGGTATCCTGGTGGGACTCGGGGTGCTCTTTTCCCTCTATACGACCTTGTTCCTCCTGCCGCCTCTGCTTCTCTTCATGGAGCGCCTGTCGCCCCGTTTTGTCTACCGGCCGCTTCCCGGCTTCGGCCTGGCCGCACTCTGGCGGGGTAGCCGTCGCCGGGGCCGGCTGGTGAAAGTGGTGTCGATTCTCGCCGTGGCGGCTTTCTGCATCATGGCCTGCTATACCACCTTCGAGGGGGAGCTGAAGAACCTCCAGCCGCGTCATTCCGAGGCGTTCCTCACCCAGGAGAAGATCGAGCGGCACCTGAGCCTGAGTCCGAAACAGATGCTGGTGGCGGTGGAGGGTAAAGACCTTGGCGATGTGCTGGCACGGGGGGCGCGGGTTGATCTCCTTGTGGAGCGTTACCGTCAACGGGGAGAGCTGGCGGCTTTCTCCAGTCTGGGCCAGCTGGTTAACGACGACACGGCGCGTGCCGAGGTTTCACGTCAGATCGACCAGGGCCTTGCGGGGAGGGATCCGGGCAGGGCGCTCAAGGATGCTTTGGAGCGGCAAGGGTTTGCGGTGGAACCGTTTGAAGGGACCATCGCCGGCCTTGTCTCCCTCCGGGGAAATGGGTCCTCATTGTCAACCGAAGCAATTACCCGGCTTGCCGCATCGCCGCTCAAGGGGGCCGTGGACCGGCACCTGATCAGAGATGCTGCCGGTTACCACCTGCTGGTCCACCTTTTCTACAAAGGGGCTGAATTTCCCCAGGATGCCTTCCTGAAAGAACTGTCGGCCATCGACCCGTCGGCCCGTGCCACCAGCGTCGATCTGGTGAGTCGTCAGCTGGCTGCCGACGTGAAGCAGAGTTTTCTCTGGGGATTTGTCATTGGCGGGGCACTGGTGATCTTTCTCCTCCTCTCCCATTTCTCCTCGATGCTGGGACTATTTGCCTCTTTCTATCCAGTTTTCGCAGGCATTGCCGCCATGCTCGGCATCATGGCCGTCAGTGGCATGGGAATCAATTTCATGAACGCCATGGTCCTGGTGACGATTCTTGGCATGGGGAACGACTACGGAATGCACATAGCCCACCGAGTGGAGGGGAAGGACGAGCCGGAGCGGGAGTTCGTGCAGGCCGGCCGGGCGGTGCTCCTGTCGGCCCTCACCACCATCGCCGGCTTCGGCTCCCTGGCCTTTGCCGACTACGGAGCCCTTGCCTCCATCGGCTGGGCCACCAACTACGGTGTCGGGGCCACCATGATTTTTGCGCTCGTGTCGCTTCCCGCGTTTCTCGTGGCGGGACGGCGGCGATCTCCGGCCCCTGGCAGGGAGATACGCCCATGA
- a CDS encoding B12-binding domain-containing radical SAM protein — translation MKSRPRLLLVYPATHKLGWVRRFQLPSLSLKQVAAVTPPEWEVVMADEVHEDVPFGEKFDLVGITAMTHQAVRAYEIADRFRAQGVPVVLGGIHPTVLPEEAQAHADAVLIGEAEPVWAKLLDDFLAGRLAPLYRAPIPTDDRLVIPWSRRDILAGRQYLTTQTVQASRGCPYDCPFCTVTPYFGRTFRYRNPDDVLAELRSFEGKLMVFVDDNILGDPVRAKPILEGMAGMNLRWGGQANLRFAEDPELVKLVARSGCIGIFVGIESVTGPHANHAKTGNGSSQIDLVKRVRDAGIVLEASMIFGFDDHDEGIFERTVRFLEECAPSIPTFNVLTPYPGTSLFKQFDREGRLLHKDWSRYDHGQVVFRPKQMTPERLYRGWQEARWEAYRLPAIASRVMKGKGKLVNLAYNFLRRGGIERPDRIVHIREVAEP, via the coding sequence ATGAAGTCCCGTCCCCGCCTCCTCTTGGTATATCCCGCCACCCACAAACTCGGGTGGGTGCGGCGGTTCCAGCTTCCCTCCCTCTCCCTGAAACAGGTGGCTGCGGTAACCCCGCCGGAGTGGGAGGTTGTCATGGCCGACGAGGTCCATGAGGATGTTCCCTTCGGTGAAAAGTTCGACCTGGTGGGGATCACTGCCATGACCCACCAGGCGGTCCGGGCCTACGAGATTGCCGACCGGTTCCGGGCGCAGGGGGTGCCGGTGGTGCTGGGGGGAATCCATCCCACCGTGCTTCCTGAGGAGGCCCAGGCCCATGCCGATGCGGTCCTTATCGGGGAGGCCGAACCGGTCTGGGCAAAGCTTCTGGACGATTTTCTGGCGGGACGTCTGGCTCCCCTCTACCGGGCACCGATACCTACCGACGATCGCCTCGTGATCCCCTGGTCCCGGCGCGACATCCTGGCCGGCCGGCAGTACCTGACCACCCAGACGGTACAGGCTAGCCGGGGATGTCCCTATGACTGTCCCTTCTGCACCGTTACCCCGTACTTCGGCCGCACCTTCCGCTACCGAAATCCCGACGACGTCCTGGCCGAGCTCCGCTCCTTCGAGGGTAAGCTGATGGTGTTCGTGGACGACAACATTCTGGGGGACCCGGTCCGGGCCAAGCCGATCCTGGAGGGGATGGCGGGGATGAATCTCCGCTGGGGAGGGCAGGCGAACCTCCGCTTTGCCGAAGACCCGGAACTGGTCAAGCTGGTGGCCCGTTCCGGCTGTATCGGGATCTTTGTCGGCATCGAGTCGGTGACCGGTCCCCATGCGAATCACGCCAAGACCGGAAACGGCTCGTCGCAGATCGACCTGGTAAAGCGGGTCAGGGATGCCGGAATCGTGCTGGAGGCCTCCATGATCTTCGGGTTCGACGACCACGACGAGGGAATCTTCGAGCGGACGGTCCGTTTCCTGGAGGAGTGCGCCCCCAGCATCCCCACCTTCAACGTCTTGACCCCTTACCCCGGCACGTCGCTTTTCAAACAGTTCGACCGGGAGGGGCGGTTGCTCCACAAGGACTGGAGCCGCTACGACCATGGACAGGTGGTCTTCCGGCCCAAGCAGATGACTCCGGAGCGGCTCTACCGCGGCTGGCAGGAGGCCCGGTGGGAGGCCTACCGCCTCCCCGCCATCGCCTCGCGGGTGATGAAAGGGAAGGGGAAGCTGGTCAACCTGGCCTACAATTTCCTCCGGCGCGGAGGGATCGAACGGCCGGACCGAATCGTCCACATACGCGAGGTTGCTGAACCATGA
- a CDS encoding 3-hydroxyacyl-ACP dehydratase FabZ family protein: MPSRSAEALLFNPNPEAYLPHRRPFLLLDRIVALQPGETATAAISVTGGTRHFPDVLLIEAMAQLGGIAAGHEEGEGGFLAAIDRATFIGSASAGDLLEVTVRVIKSFGRLHLLEGEVSVEGRVLATAGFTLGMGRI, from the coding sequence TTGCCATCGAGATCAGCGGAGGCGCTCCTGTTTAATCCCAACCCCGAAGCATATCTCCCCCACCGCCGTCCTTTTCTCCTTCTCGACCGCATCGTGGCGCTCCAACCGGGCGAGACGGCCACGGCCGCCATCTCCGTGACCGGCGGCACGAGGCACTTCCCGGACGTGCTCCTTATCGAGGCGATGGCCCAGCTGGGGGGGATCGCCGCCGGACATGAGGAGGGGGAGGGGGGATTCCTGGCGGCTATCGATCGGGCCACGTTCATCGGTTCCGCCTCAGCCGGCGATCTGCTGGAGGTGACAGTCAGGGTGATCAAGTCCTTCGGTCGTCTCCACCTGCTGGAAGGGGAGGTTTCCGTTGAGGGGCGGGTGCTGGCCACGGCCGGCTTTACCCTCGGCATGGGGAGGATTTAG
- a CDS encoding LolA family protein: MRKVISTVMTLTLLLVLAWGGSAAARQIAPVEGLETLRRSFAGITDFSADIVQEKQISLLKRKMVSTGTVRFRKPSLFFMELNPPRASRLLLNDTQITLYFPREKSTSQMALPPEQSLQHWFTFLARPVTSLPDGVDVRADQQGDALTITVIPRSGGQVREFAVTLLTDGTIRKLVISEKNGDRTLITFSRVRKNSGLTDKDFRIN, translated from the coding sequence ATGCGAAAAGTGATATCCACGGTAATGACGCTGACGCTGCTCCTCGTTCTGGCATGGGGGGGGAGTGCCGCGGCCCGGCAGATCGCGCCGGTGGAAGGGCTTGAGACGCTCCGCCGGAGTTTTGCCGGCATCACCGACTTTTCCGCCGACATCGTGCAGGAAAAACAGATCTCTCTCCTCAAGCGCAAAATGGTCAGCACCGGTACGGTCCGTTTCCGGAAACCGTCCCTCTTCTTCATGGAGCTCAACCCGCCCCGGGCAAGCAGACTCCTCCTGAACGACACGCAAATCACCCTTTATTTCCCACGGGAGAAGAGCACCAGCCAGATGGCGCTTCCTCCCGAACAGAGCCTGCAGCATTGGTTCACGTTCCTGGCGCGGCCGGTGACCAGCCTTCCGGACGGAGTCGATGTCAGGGCCGATCAGCAGGGTGACGCCCTTACCATAACCGTGATCCCCCGTAGCGGCGGGCAGGTGCGTGAGTTTGCCGTGACGCTGCTGACTGACGGAACCATCAGGAAGCTGGTCATCAGCGAAAAGAACGGCGACCGGACTCTCATCACTTTCAGCCGGGTGCGCAAAAACTCCGGGCTGACGGATAAAGATTTTCGTATAAATTAA
- a CDS encoding beta-ketoacyl-[acyl-carrier-protein] synthase family protein, with product MSAGVVAITGLGIFCGAGKDIPSFTDALMNGKSGVAPLDLFDVSDFPSKIGVQVKEYDPLDHFDRKAVSRLSRADQFGVIAAGEALRASGIGKHCSPYDMGVVVGGGAAGMFQSEQWLKERIAGRKGRPSLLRGLLPDKASTVIAETFGLAGYQGTITTACSSSATAIGWGADLVSSGRLKAVVCGGTDTLSLLTFAGFNSLRVVDPEPCSPFSLGRQGISLGEGAAFMVLEDADAARQRGATVYGHVRGYAAAGEAYHMTAPEPSGTAAARVMTEAMRIAGIDAGAVGWVNAHGTGTPLNDAVESKAMKLVFGEGVANVPLVSTKALTGHCLGAAGAVEGVATVIALNEGIIPQTLHFRGRDPECDLDYCHDGPRASGATVALSNSFAFGGNITTLVLSR from the coding sequence GTGAGCGCCGGCGTTGTCGCCATAACCGGACTCGGCATCTTCTGTGGCGCAGGGAAGGATATCCCTTCCTTCACCGATGCCCTTATGAACGGGAAGAGCGGGGTCGCCCCTCTGGACCTCTTCGATGTCTCTGATTTCCCCTCCAAAATTGGCGTCCAGGTGAAGGAATACGATCCCCTTGACCACTTCGACCGGAAAGCTGTCTCCCGGCTCTCCCGGGCGGATCAGTTCGGCGTGATCGCCGCCGGCGAGGCCCTCCGGGCCAGCGGCATCGGCAAGCACTGCTCCCCCTATGACATGGGGGTCGTGGTGGGGGGAGGCGCAGCCGGGATGTTCCAGTCGGAGCAGTGGCTCAAGGAGCGCATTGCTGGCCGCAAGGGGCGGCCGAGTCTGCTCCGGGGTCTCCTTCCCGACAAGGCCTCCACGGTCATCGCCGAAACCTTCGGGCTTGCCGGCTACCAGGGGACCATAACCACCGCTTGCTCGTCGTCGGCCACCGCCATCGGCTGGGGGGCCGACCTGGTATCCTCCGGTCGCCTCAAGGCCGTGGTCTGCGGGGGGACGGACACTCTCTCCCTCCTCACCTTTGCGGGCTTCAACTCCCTGCGGGTCGTGGATCCCGAGCCCTGCTCCCCCTTCAGCCTTGGTCGCCAGGGGATTTCCCTCGGTGAAGGTGCGGCCTTCATGGTACTGGAGGACGCGGATGCCGCCCGGCAGCGCGGCGCAACGGTCTATGGCCACGTGCGAGGGTACGCGGCAGCCGGGGAAGCCTACCATATGACCGCCCCGGAGCCGTCGGGAACGGCGGCGGCCCGGGTGATGACCGAGGCCATGCGGATCGCGGGGATCGATGCTGGCGCGGTGGGGTGGGTCAATGCCCACGGCACCGGAACGCCGTTGAACGATGCGGTCGAATCGAAGGCGATGAAGCTGGTCTTCGGCGAGGGGGTCGCCAACGTCCCACTCGTCTCCACCAAAGCGCTTACCGGTCACTGCCTGGGTGCCGCCGGGGCCGTCGAAGGGGTGGCGACTGTCATCGCCCTGAACGAGGGGATCATCCCTCAGACGTTGCACTTCCGGGGACGCGACCCCGAATGCGACCTGGATTACTGCCACGACGGCCCACGCGCCAGCGGGGCAACCGTCGCGCTCTCCAACTCGTTTGCCTTTGGCGGCAACATCACCACCCTGGTGTTATCCCGATGA
- a CDS encoding lipid biosynthesis B12-binding/radical SAM protein: MNVLLVSVNREHAPYPVFPLGLACLAGPLRAAGHRLSVLDLCFAADPEEATRQALAEFSPDVVVLSLRNIDNVTYPGSRSYLSGVRDVVAICRERAAVVVGGSGFSLMPREVLAYLGADYGVVGEGEDVLPRLLARIAAGEGGDGLPGVVARENAGFLPPHPVQAIGTPLRGLFQVERYHREGGMANIQTKRGCPFSCIYCTYPLLEGERMRLRPVADIIAEIGDLVDVHGVSYLYFVDDIFNYPLEFALELCRAMSAARLPVAWSAFINPDFLPPQLLDAMLAAGCDALEFGTDSGSPVMLRNLRKSFGIEKVREASRLCREAGVDFAHYILFGGPGETPATIAESFALMDEVAPTAVIAMTGIRIFPGTAIYRQALADGLITPETDLLRPAFYIAPTIADTLCELVREEALKRTNWVVPGLEITANDAMLEALRHFAGPGPLWKMLKLLGRRRGSVPSPWSHSPS, encoded by the coding sequence ATGAACGTCCTGCTGGTTTCCGTCAACCGGGAACATGCCCCGTACCCGGTATTCCCCCTGGGGCTCGCCTGCCTGGCCGGGCCGCTCCGGGCCGCCGGCCACCGGCTGTCGGTCCTCGACCTCTGTTTCGCCGCCGATCCGGAAGAGGCCACCCGCCAAGCCCTGGCGGAGTTCAGCCCCGACGTGGTGGTGCTGTCGCTGCGCAATATCGACAACGTCACCTATCCGGGCTCCCGTTCGTACCTCTCTGGGGTCCGGGATGTGGTGGCCATCTGCCGGGAGAGGGCGGCGGTCGTCGTTGGCGGCTCCGGCTTTTCCCTGATGCCGCGGGAGGTCCTTGCTTATCTGGGAGCCGATTACGGGGTGGTCGGTGAGGGAGAGGATGTCCTCCCCCGTCTCCTGGCGCGTATCGCCGCAGGCGAAGGGGGTGACGGGCTTCCCGGAGTTGTCGCACGGGAGAACGCTGGTTTTCTCCCTCCCCACCCGGTGCAGGCCATCGGCACACCGTTGCGCGGGTTGTTCCAGGTGGAGCGATACCACCGGGAGGGGGGGATGGCCAACATCCAGACCAAACGGGGATGCCCCTTCTCGTGCATCTACTGCACGTATCCCCTCCTGGAGGGGGAGCGGATGCGGCTTCGCCCGGTTGCCGACATCATCGCCGAGATTGGGGATCTGGTGGACGTCCACGGGGTCAGCTACCTCTATTTCGTCGACGACATCTTCAACTATCCACTGGAGTTCGCCCTGGAGCTCTGCCGCGCCATGTCGGCGGCCCGGCTGCCGGTGGCCTGGTCGGCCTTCATCAATCCCGATTTTCTCCCGCCGCAGCTTCTGGACGCCATGCTGGCCGCCGGATGCGACGCTCTCGAATTCGGTACCGATTCCGGTTCCCCGGTCATGCTCAGGAACCTGCGCAAGTCCTTCGGCATCGAGAAGGTTCGGGAGGCGTCCCGACTCTGCCGGGAGGCCGGCGTCGATTTCGCCCACTACATCCTGTTCGGCGGGCCTGGGGAGACGCCGGCAACCATTGCCGAGAGTTTCGCCCTTATGGACGAAGTGGCTCCCACGGCGGTAATCGCCATGACCGGCATCAGGATATTCCCGGGGACGGCAATCTACCGACAGGCGCTGGCCGATGGTCTCATCACTCCGGAAACCGATCTCCTACGACCCGCGTTCTACATTGCCCCGACCATTGCCGACACTCTTTGCGAACTGGTGCGGGAGGAGGCGCTCAAACGGACCAACTGGGTCGTCCCGGGGTTGGAAATCACCGCCAACGATGCGATGCTGGAGGCGCTCCGGCACTTTGCCGGTCCCGGTCCCCTCTGGAAAATGCTCAAGCTTCTTGGCCGCCGCAGGGGATCTGTTCCTTCCCCTTGGAGCCACTCGCCCTCCTGA
- a CDS encoding B12-binding domain-containing radical SAM protein, giving the protein MNILLLRPHPGSDAFGLGPFFRVEPLGLEYLGAALLARGHAVTIADLRFRPGASTWVRRSQPRLVGITCLHALEYDRIIATAREVRRVSPDAFILVGGHAAAAFPDPLKDNVIDAICLDDGEEIITALAEALETGRPLTDIPALLFRTGDGWVETPPLSDQTCLDLVPLPARHLVDRHRNNYHCLLFKPVWLIETARGCPHRCSFCSVWQLYGRSVRERSIATVVEDFATAGDSIFVADDLFWYNRERSIELAEALKKRGVHKRWILVQTRTDLICRSADIMAAWRPLAKDFDIFLGLEAASDKGLSGLDKDAGLAESIEGVRIARELKYGINGNFLVGHDWGEEEFRELWDFVAQYGLQRAGFTIHTPLPGTDHYREMKPRIPDQPWSNFDMHHLLWEPRIGAKRFFELYAETWRRSILNTSGEKSIVDWMRQVRPSQIPYIARVLWRTQRMMKPAAYLKEYEATRPR; this is encoded by the coding sequence ATGAATATCCTGCTTCTTCGCCCCCATCCAGGGAGTGATGCCTTTGGCCTCGGCCCCTTCTTCCGGGTCGAGCCGCTGGGTCTTGAATACCTGGGGGCCGCCCTGCTTGCTCGGGGGCACGCTGTCACCATCGCCGACCTCCGTTTTCGCCCCGGCGCCTCCACCTGGGTCCGCCGCAGCCAGCCGCGGTTAGTGGGGATCACCTGTCTCCATGCCCTGGAATATGACCGGATCATTGCCACGGCCCGCGAGGTGCGGCGGGTTTCGCCGGACGCCTTCATCCTTGTCGGCGGCCATGCCGCGGCGGCGTTCCCCGATCCGCTCAAAGACAATGTCATCGATGCCATCTGCCTGGACGACGGCGAGGAGATCATCACCGCCCTCGCGGAGGCTCTGGAAACGGGACGGCCTCTGACCGACATCCCGGCCCTGCTGTTCAGGACAGGGGACGGCTGGGTGGAAACTCCCCCTCTATCCGATCAGACCTGCCTCGACCTGGTCCCGCTCCCGGCGCGGCACCTCGTGGACCGGCACCGCAACAACTACCACTGTCTCCTCTTTAAGCCGGTCTGGCTCATCGAGACCGCCCGGGGGTGCCCCCACCGCTGCTCCTTCTGCTCCGTCTGGCAGCTCTATGGCCGGTCGGTGCGCGAGCGGAGCATCGCCACGGTGGTGGAGGACTTCGCCACTGCCGGTGATTCCATCTTCGTGGCCGACGACCTCTTCTGGTACAACCGGGAACGGAGCATCGAGCTTGCCGAGGCGCTGAAAAAGCGGGGAGTCCACAAGCGCTGGATCCTCGTTCAGACCCGCACCGACCTCATATGCCGGAGCGCCGACATCATGGCGGCCTGGCGTCCCCTGGCCAAGGACTTCGACATCTTCCTGGGGCTTGAGGCGGCCAGTGACAAGGGCCTTTCCGGTCTCGACAAGGACGCGGGGCTTGCGGAGAGCATCGAAGGGGTCAGGATCGCCCGGGAACTCAAGTACGGCATCAACGGCAACTTCCTCGTGGGCCACGACTGGGGCGAGGAAGAATTCCGCGAACTCTGGGACTTCGTGGCCCAGTACGGCCTGCAGCGGGCCGGCTTCACCATCCATACCCCGCTGCCGGGGACCGACCACTACCGCGAGATGAAACCGCGGATCCCCGACCAGCCCTGGTCCAACTTCGACATGCACCATCTCCTCTGGGAGCCGCGCATCGGCGCGAAGCGGTTCTTCGAGCTTTACGCCGAAACCTGGCGCCGCTCGATCCTCAATACCTCCGGCGAGAAGAGTATCGTCGACTGGATGCGTCAGGTCCGACCGAGCCAGATTCCGTACATTGCCCGGGTGCTCTGGCGCACCCAGCGGATGATGAAGCCTGCGGCCTATTTGAAGGAGTATGAGGCGACGCGGCCAAGGTAG
- the fabG gene encoding 3-oxoacyl-ACP reductase FabG, whose protein sequence is MEFAGNTIVVTGGTRGIGRAIALRFAREGARVFAAYLRNENAAREVAAEAAGLSGEIVTLQADVSTQEGAQGLIETAAASGTIDILINNAGIIRDGYLAMMADDDWDAVIRGNLYPLFHCCKWGIRKMMANRRGAIVNVSSISGIAGTAGQTNYAASKGGIISFTKALARETGPMGIRVNAVVPGLIETEMIAGMKRDMVDRIVAGAALGRLGTTCEVADAVAFLASDRATYITGQSLVVDGGIL, encoded by the coding sequence ATGGAATTCGCAGGTAATACCATTGTCGTGACCGGTGGTACCCGGGGTATCGGTCGGGCCATTGCCCTCCGTTTCGCCCGGGAAGGGGCCAGGGTGTTCGCGGCCTATCTCCGGAACGAGAACGCGGCCCGGGAAGTCGCGGCTGAAGCGGCCGGCCTCTCCGGCGAGATAGTGACCCTGCAGGCCGACGTCAGTACCCAGGAAGGTGCCCAGGGGCTCATCGAAACGGCTGCCGCCTCGGGAACGATCGATATACTGATCAATAATGCCGGCATTATCCGCGACGGTTACCTGGCGATGATGGCGGACGACGACTGGGACGCCGTCATTCGCGGCAACCTCTACCCCCTTTTCCATTGCTGCAAGTGGGGGATACGGAAGATGATGGCCAACCGTCGCGGTGCCATCGTGAACGTCTCCTCCATCTCGGGCATTGCCGGCACCGCCGGCCAGACCAACTACGCCGCCAGCAAGGGAGGGATCATCAGCTTCACCAAGGCCCTCGCCCGGGAGACCGGTCCCATGGGAATCCGGGTGAATGCTGTCGTCCCCGGCCTGATCGAAACGGAAATGATCGCGGGAATGAAGCGCGACATGGTCGACAGAATCGTCGCGGGGGCGGCGCTGGGGCGTCTCGGCACCACCTGCGAGGTGGCCGATGCGGTGGCGTTTCTGGCATCGGATCGGGCCACCTATATCACTGGCCAGAGCCTGGTGGTTGATGGAGGGATCCTGTGA